In Rosa rugosa chromosome 4, drRosRugo1.1, whole genome shotgun sequence, the genomic stretch AATCAGTTCTTCTCCTCAGGTGGTTCAACATTAGCTGATCTCCAGCAGGCTCTCGAGGATTACTTACCTGTTCTTTTGGGATTAATGAAAGATGGTAAATTTTCTGCCTTATTCATCTCATAAAACTGTGTCCACATGTTTAGATAAATCCTTAAGTGTGTTTCTTATGTCTCTTGTGAAGGAAGCCAGCTACAACACAAGGTTCAATTTGTGTGGGTAAATCAAGAGGATGATGCAGAGGTGGGCATGTTGGAGATCGACATATCAtactgatttttattttttttcttttcttttctttgctctTTTGCTCTTTTTTTAAATAGGGTTGAGATTCCATTATCTTGTCACAGGAAACCTGGCTTTATTTGAATGAACCATTTTTCAGGAAACAGCTATGTCTAATGGATGGTACGAGGTGATGTCAATTTTGCATTTAATGGCAATGCTATCATTATCACAAGCTAACTTATTACTTCTTCCGAGAACATCTGCTGACGGTCACCAGCCAAAAGTATCAGAAGGTAGATATCATTGAATGAGACTGAGCCATAGGCAATTTAATCAtgtcttttttcattttatcaTCTCATTTGTTGTCTTAATGTTGCTTGTTATGCCAATGGAGGAAAGTAGTATTGCTGGATCTTTCTACAGTTAGCTCGGACCTTTAATAGTAACAAAGTCTTCTCTTTGTTGAGAATTTTCTAAGAAAGCTGCAGTGTATAGCATGAAACAGTTTTCTGAGATTAGAATGAGAGTGCAGTAAGCTGTTCTGCTGATTATATAGAGTGTTTAAAGAAATCTATCCTGTGGACAGATTCATGTAGCAGATACTGAGCATTAGTCCTCATTCTCAGTCATACAAGCAATACCttttttatttgtatttataTCCACAGCAGGTTTCACATGGTTTTTATTTGCGTATGTTATTCCACTTATCCTATTTGATATAAAATATAGAGCTTTGAATGAAGTTGTAGCAAGATTATATTCATCTAATTTTCTTGTCTTCCATCTACATGGTTCAATCTGCTGATGGTCATTCTTAAGTATCAGATTTGATTGAAACCTAGTATGGATGACATGAGAACCAATGACAAATAGGTAAAAGCTATAGTTATGGAGTACACTAAGCTCATGAGAGTCTTCAAACCCGTAAAAACAGAATCCTGATATCTTAAAAAGAGATCCCCGAAACAACTGAAAGGTCTCCTGTTTATGTTATGTTGTGGTGTTTTTGCTTAGTTTTGACTTGTACAAGCAGTAGTTAGTCATCAGTCAACTTATTAGTCAATGCTGTTTGCGCCCGGCATGATTTCATTTGTTTGCTGGTCCTAATTTGAAGGTTTCATTGTTTGTGGTTTTGTCACAGAGAGTAGACGAGCTTCTGTTGATATATTCCTGAAGGCTGCAGGACACCTTGACTGTGCTGTCCGACATGTTCTCCCACAGTTGCCTTCTGAGCTCAAGTTCGTATCAACAAAAGATTTACGTTGAATCTTGCATCCATGTGGTTATCATGATCTTCTTATGCTGTCATTACTAAGACTATTGCTTGATGCAGGAGAAACCTTCCAGTCGATCTAGCAGAGGGAGTTCTTCGAGCTCTTTGCTTACAAGCACTAGGACAGGTAGTAACTTCCTTTGAATGGACAAATCCGACAAACATTGTGTAATTGATCAGCCATCTAACTGTGTAGTATACTAGTAAAACACAATATCCTGCTTGCTAACTGTGgttacaatattttttttttttttgttaaatctACATCTTTCACTgtagacttaaaaaaaaaacaggaattGACCCTGAATCTAGATATCTTTCCTACTATAAAACTCAATACTGGAATctcaaatatgaaattatgTTCGGAATGTATGTCTCTTCATCTATGATATTTCATGATTGTTACTCTCTTTCTTGTTTGCTTTGATTTTTTGGGACTTACTCTTTCTAATTTCTAATGTAGGGTGTTGATATTCAACTTGGAATGGCAATTGATAGTACAAAAGCCACTCTTGCAGTGAAGCGAAGGCTTGCATGTGAGATGGTAAAGTATTGGCAGCAGGTAAGAAATTCTTGTCATTGTTGATGTGCCATTATTGATTATAAAAGTCATCAAAGTATGGGATATTTGTAGTAATTTTCTATGTTTCCCTTGTTCATCCCCTTTTTCTTCATGTTCTTTTGCTGTACATATTTATTGCCAACTTGGCTTCACATCTTTTAAGAATGTGCACTTTCAACTATTTGTCAGTTGAAAAGAGGAACATCACACCTACAGAACTACTTTATCCAGATTACATCATTGTAGGGCCTGAATCTGGAGGAGTCTTGCAGAGATACCAAAACCTCCTCATGGGATCTATTCCAATGCAGtgaaaaccaaatcaaaaattTTACAAGCACCACCTTTAGAAagcattgataacaaagattaTACCCTCTGCTTTACTGATCCTTGAGAAGACTACCCATTTCAACATGTCTGCTCTATTTACTACTGAGTGTGTGTTTGGTTCTAGATACTATCTTTTGCTGTGATCAGTGTTATTTTGTAATGTCACTTTGACTTAGGGGTTATGCATCTTCATGCCTGTATAATGCATGAATATGCATGCCCATTATGCTGGAAATCTGCCACGAGCCCTAATCAGTGTTATTTTGTAATGTCGCTTTGACTTGGGTTATGCATCTTCATGCCTGTATAATGCATGAATATGCATGCCCATTGTGCTTTTATGAAGTCGATGAGATTTATattcaaatatttcttcttaGAACTTATTGATTTGACCCCATAAGCGGGACCACCACCCCATAGCATGTGGACATCTGCCACGAGCCCACACTCCCCCGGACCTAATTGTATTTGGTTCTTTTTGTCTAGAACAATTGTCATCTCTATAATTCTTCTTATTTTGTCATTATTTTTCCTAGATTTCCAAATTTTCCTCTTTCCTTTACTGACATCGAGTTATTATAGCTGTTTTCATCCACTGTATGTTGTGAGGAGTTTTTATTTATTCCGTATCAGTTACATGCCGTATTTTAGAAGTTAATTCTAATGGTTCACTATTTTCCTGATGATTGTATCTATCATCTCAGTACATTATATGTCTGTTGATCATGTCATGGTTGGTGAATCATTCTTTCTTTATGCCATATGCTTTACAGGCTCAAGATAACATTATGAATCTTCCATTATTAAATGGTTGGGGTGAAAAGCATAAACTCTTTGTGAAGTGGAAATATGTTGAGGCAAAGGTATGCAGCAGTTTCTTGTTTATGCTCTCATTGTATTTTCTCCTTGCTTATTATTGTCTCTCCTGAATTTTTCTTTCACTACAAGGATAGTATTTCCCAGGTTCTCGTTATAAGGAAATCAAAATCATAATTTACATGAAGctttcgcttttttttttttttttggatttcttTTACTTAAAATGATTCGTTTACACTATTGGCTTGTTTGACAGTGTATTCTGAAAGATTATCAACCCGGTCCCTGTTTCTATTTTTAATGTGGTTTGTCTTACCTTATGTCAGATTTTGTCATGTAGATTCTGATTTTTGTCAAGTAGAAGTATAGAAGATTACCACGATAGGTTCTTTCAGTAAAGTTATTACTTTCCATCAGAACTTTCGAATAACGATCAAGTATTTATTTGATTTCTAAGCTTGATATCTAGTTTAAAATTACATATAAGCTTGAAAAACTCAACTACTCATGCAAGAGTCTTGTATGCTCATTGATTACCTAGGTTGATTGAGCTGATAGAGATCTACCACTATTTTAGTATTTGATTTCATTATGATAATTGAAGTTTATAATTTGCACAGCTGCAAGAAGCTCATCTTTTTCCTCAAATAATAAACAGGCTGCAGCATATTATTATCATGGTTTAATCCTCGATGAGGGTAACACAGAAAAATTTCATGGAATGGCTGTAGCTGCTTTGCAAGCAGCAGACGAGTATTTTAAAGAAAGTAAGAAGGCATGTGAGGCATTTAATGCTGCTTCTCCTTTGTCCAGGTAGGTAGAGGCGGGGTTTACTTGTAAGTTTAAGCTGATAGATGAATCATttatcttgatctgattatctGCTTAATCTTGGAAAAGTGGTCAAACAAGCAGTTAATTTCACAGCAATAAGTTTGCGAAATTCCAATTGCCATGAAAGTTTTCTCCTAAGATAACTGTTTAATTAATGTTGTGAAATAAGCAAACTGGTATACTAGTGAAGATTATTTCACAACTCCCTTCTTGAAGTTAGTgttcatgtgtgtgtgtgtgaaggtCTATTGTCTTGCAGCTAGCAATGGTAATTATAAGATTGATTTTTCTTAGTTAGATATGCTTCCTTCTTTCACAATCCTTTTTTCAATCAGCAATTGTGCTTAATTAGTAAACACCATGCAGAAACCCACCACTTTGGGGAACCATGAAATATCTATCTGAGAAAATCCCAAAAGATACTTCAAGCAAAGTGCGAATAAACCGTGATCTGTACTCTCATGCAAAGTAAGTCCAGCTTAAGAATATTATGCCAAATTTAACTTCTTTTTCACTCTTGGGACCCAATTGCGATCTCAGTGTTGTATATCGATAGTTTAATTTTGGGTGTCTTGACTACAGAATCATGGAGACGGCACCGACATTGCCTGACTTTGCTCTGGCCTTGAAACCCGACGAATATCAACTTCCTCCAGTGGATCCCTCTTGGAACATGGAGCACACAAATAGGGGACCTACAGCTTCCAACCAGCTCAGGAATGACAGGAAATAAGTCGATGTATGATAATTTTCTGCATTACAGAAGTAGAGGGGTCAATGAATGACCATTCAAAATCAGGTGGATTATGTAATGTAAAAGGTGGCATTTTGTTCCCTTCTACTTTTTCTTTAtaaatttgttttcttcttcctcccattCATTATGAGCTGTATGTCTGCAAAATTGTAAATTGGCTGCTTCGGGGGACAGAAGAATGATTTACTTGCAAATTCCCGGTCATTGATATGCCAGTACAAAGAGTCGAACACAATTCTCTGTCACTGTTTAGCCTTTAATTTAGATTTAACTACATGAGGGGTTTGAAAGATAATAGAAGGATTTCAAGCAGTAAACAATTAGGTTCTAGCACCAAGAAATTTCGTATTATCGTACCAAACATATTTTACCATGTTTTCAGTTTTACACGAAAGAAACGCTGTAAACCAACAGCTTTTCACATAAGCATTGCTTACAATGGTCATCTCAAAGTTCAGACTGCTTAGAACAGGACGCTCATCCATCAAATATCTAATAGGAGTTTCAATTTACTTCAACTAATACAATATAACTCTACTCCACTAGTTCAGACTCGAATCAAGTTCATTCTTCATTGGTACTGGCCTCCTCTTTTATGTGTAAAGTAAACTCTTGAACTTCTAACACTAGTCCCCTGCACCATTGATGCTGTCTTCATCCAGTTGCCTCTGCTTTTCTTgttctaccaaaaaaaaaaggtcaagtGAGTTTTACATCCAATCTATGACACAGAGCACCAGATGAAGCATTTGATGACTGAATTGTAAAACTGAGAGGTAACGAACATGTTGGTAACAGACAAGAATAAGAACTTCAATTGATTTtcctaaaaaaaagaaaagaaaaaagaagtatAGGACTGAAAATATAATTGAAAAGCATATAATAGAGGACTTGCAAGATGTTTAAACCgaacaaaataaatataattatatatcTGTTTACCAGATAAAATTCTTATGCAAATAGGATATAGGATGCAATGTATGCAGTTCGTCCAACCATGTTCCCCAACCTGCTCTTTCGTGTACTGTTAGTCTGTCTAGTCTGTGACAAGCAGATAAACAAAGAACTAGATATTGATTGATGCAGAGGCACCTCAAactcatggtttttttttttttttaaaaaaaaaaaaaaaaaaaaaaaacctacacAATGCAACAGGATCCAAGAGGCCACCAGTTGAAGTTCAATAAAATAGTTCACTATGACAGACATTAACAACCAAGTAAGTTTGGTGAGAAATAAGTCAATAATAACTGAAAATATAAAAAGAGCTCAATATCAAAGAAGATTAGAAGACAAATGAAAGATCAAATACTCTGTTtctcgttaaaaaaaaaaaaaaaaaaaaaaggaggaggaggagaagaagaagaagaaaaaaaatgctagaacaGCATTCACGCTATAAAAACCAATTCAACCGTCCCCTAGACAACCAATAAATCCATTTAAGTTTTCAACAGAGGAAAAGTATTAATAAGATAATGGTGTTACTTACCCATAAGTTTACACATTGCCTTCTGGGTTCGCCTTTCAAGCTTATCAAGCTTCTTCTGCACATCCCTACGAAGTTCCCAGTTTGGTTTTTTAGGAGCAATATTCACGAATGGGTCCTGAACACAGATTGAGATTCAAAACATGTCAACATAAGGGATAATTTTTGGAACAGAAATGCATAGAAGCTAGTCATTAAGTAATGAGGCACCTCTTTCTTCTCTGATGGAGGAGGCACTGCTGCAACAGGGTCTTCAAACTTGGATGGTTTTGGTGGATCTAGCTTCCCTTCCTGAAGCTTCTTATCATGAGGAACATAATTTCGGAATTTCATGTTGGTACTAGTGCAAAAATCAACAATTAAATGTCAAGGCATTATTGTAGAAATACCATCGACAATAATTTTACAGGCAACGAAGAACAGTGCATATCCTATAAAACGTGTAACCGAAAACATGCTAAAAATAACTTGTAAGATAATTCACAGTCAAGTATCTCATGAGAAAAGACAAATTATAACTAAAAATACATGAAAACAAGTGAAGACGTAGCTtttcaaacaaagaaaatcaaagaagAAGTCTCTTTTGTGTATGGTATTGACAAGATCTACTCTTTTGTCAAACACAACTCCTGTACTTGTGATAATAGTATGCAATCTATGGTTATAGTAGCCCAAATTCCAcaaaaattccagaaatcacACGCATTCATTGGCAGTGCCTCAAAACTTTAATCATAAAGAAAAACGTTGGAGTGATGGATGTATGCATAAAGAAAAAGCGAGGTGATTTAGGTAAGTGATGTGCTCACGTTTCATCAGAAAAAAATCATGAAAAGCAAAAAAACAAGAGGATGTGCTCACGTTTCATCCCCATCAGGAGTTTCATTGCTCTTTTCCTGGTCATCGTTAGTGTTACTTTCAAGTTGAGCAGAGTCCTCATCTGGAGTGTTTAACAGTTGCTGTGCAGCTTTGAGGGCTCTGAGCCTCTCCTTTCGTGCCGCAACGATTTCTTCGAGGGAGTCCTCTTCCGCAGCCATTTGCCTAAACGAGATACTAGACAAACGGAAACATCAATAACAATTTGCAACGTTCAAAACAATGACAATGACAATGACATGATGAATATGAAATAAAGCAAAGCAGCCCTAATTGTGCAAGCCCCTTCCAATTTCCCCTCACATATCATCAAAACAACAAATTGATACAAGGCGAGGAGTACCTAAATCGCAGACtgcagcaggaggaggaggatgcgAGAGACTGGAGACACCAAATTAGGGCAGCTGCTGTTTTGTCTTCCTTTTATTTATATCGGAAACGACGACGTATGCTTCATGTTTTTGATATAACCTGTCtcctcctttaaaaaaaaaaaaaaaaaggtctctataaataggttctagaaagagagagagagaggggagaatTTGGGAAACGAGGAGAGCGAGTGTGAGAGAGATGGAATTGGGAGATGCGAAGAAGAGATGCGGAGATGTAAtagagagaatagagagattgaCCAAAATCACTGCTTCTTGCAAACGCACTCTCCTCAAGTTGGCTCGCTCTGAACTCACTTTCCTCTCCCGCGTCAGCTCCAgctccacctcctcctcctcctcctccactccCCTCAGGTAAGTAAACAAACAAACCAACCCAGTAACCCACCCTTGAATTATATGTGATAGTGTAATTTGTAATCTGGCAGTGTCAATATCGGCCACCTCGAGGCAGTTGTTCACATTCTCCAGCACCCTTTTATCACCGGGGTTTCTCGCGTTTGCAAGCCTATTCCTTTGTCTCCCAAAACTTGTTTCAAACATGTCCATGTTGATATAGTTTGCACTCTCAATAGGAACCCAGTCTGGATTATTGTATCTCATAGAAATCCCAAATACATTACTTGGAGGAATGAATCCCAAACTAAGGAGGAGGGCTTGCAATTCCGAATTCAGCAACTCACCGGGGCCGCCGCCCGCTCTGCTCTCGCACTCAAACCTTCCTcacttattcttttcttttcacatgGACTTAGCACCATCCTATCTCATCAACTCAAGCATGAATTTGGGGCCACTGATCTCATGGAGGAAGCCGGTGATTGGATTAATGTATTAGTTGCCACAACATATCAGGAGGCATGTGTATTTGAGATAAAGGTTGGTGGTGATGCTGTTTTCAAGGACTCGTGCCCCAACTGGGAAATCCTAGAGGACCACACACCATTTTTTCCAGCATTCTCTTCTCTCAACTTGTTCTCTTTGGATGTGAAAAACACGGAGACACCTAAACTAGGGGGTGACTGCCATCTTGTAAACTTTGGTACAACTGCTTTGATTGCTCTTGTTTCGGGTATTAGTAATGGAGGTACAGAGAAACTTTTGGCTACTCCAGAAACTGAATTGAGGCAGCGATTTAAGGGCAACTATGAGTTTGTGATTGGACAGGTTATTTCTTCATTCTATTCTAGTCTGGGGTTTTGTTTCTTCATTCCTAGTCTGGTGTTTATCAATGCGGTCACCTTTACCTGATTGCATGACCGTAAACTATGTAAGCACAATGCTTGGTATTATTACACTTAACAAGCTTTATCATATCAATTAACACAAGTTCAATATAAATTttctgataatttttttttcactctctCTTCTGCCATCTATTAGTTtaataaatgaaagaaaaatatcaCTCTTTGTTCCAAACTATTAAAGTAGTATGAGTGGCCCCATTAATTATACATGAATTCAACTCCTATGTTATGTTGAGTAGATTTTTTTCCTATAATGTTTCCTGTGGTTGTCACTATTGTGCAGACGGAAAGGGACCATTTATATGCATGTTTAACCTCTTTTGCATCCAGTTTAACGTTTCTTGATCTTCTGCCAGGTGATGTCTGAAATTCAGAATCCAATTCTTGTTGAACTTAGTTGCTCAATATCTGGAAAGCGAGGTATTATTTGTGAAAGCGTTCATTCAGAGTTCAAGGAATTAGTGTCAATGTTTGGAGGGCCTAATGAGAAGTTGAGAGCTAGTCACCTACTAAAGTATCTCACGTAAGTTCTGACCAGTTTATCTTCTTTCTCGAACACTTGCTTTTATGTGCATTAATTTTCAAAaggaaataaataataatattcaaagcaatatgatttcttttgtctTTCATCTAAAGATGTTCTAATTCAAAACAATACAATGGTGTCCTATAGAACAAACTCTTGCATTGATTGTTTAAGTTTTAACCTTACGCTGGAGGGCCAAATTGTAATATTTCTGAATATTGGGAAGTAAATAACCCACATTAAATGATTACCTGTAAGAGGGAAAAGATAAAAGCTCAGTAATGAGGACAGTCTTGGGCTATTGGGATAACAAGCATTAAACTACCTCTGTGAGGATATTGTCATACTATCTTTTATATGCTTCTTTCAGTATTGACTTCCCCTAAGGGTTAGTTATGCCAGTCCTTACCTCACTGGAACCTGAGTCCCTAAGTTTGGAACATCCTTTGGTTAGTAGTTTCCATAGTTTTGGAttttctctgtgtgtgtgtttgtataATATACTTTTTAATCATTTTCTATCCCACACTAACAAGCTTTATGTTTGGTACAGAGTTGTTCCTGATAGTCCCTCTAAACGCATGATGAGCCTTCCGACCACTCGAAAACTGGCTTTGAAGAATAAGGTTGTTTTTGGTACTGGTGATTATTGGCGTGCTCCAACTGTAACAGCTAATATGGCATTTGTGAGAGCGGTTTCACAAGCAGGGATGTCCTTGTTTACCATTGAGCACAGACCACGGGCTTTAACTGGTGATTAGTTCTGTGATGTCTTCAGATTAAAAACTGAAACATACTTACTTGGATAGTAATGGCAGGTATTGTTACTCCACTTTACAATTTAAGAGCTTGGGTCTGTATCTGCATTCATCAATAGCTTAACCTTTACAATTTATAAAGAAATAAACAAGTCCATG encodes the following:
- the LOC133706654 gene encoding uncharacterized protein LOC133706654 encodes the protein MGCLVSTPKDTVGNRRRPSNIGDVSVYVPGLRIPKPVDFSQSLGDHLSKSLVERLSALRTRIVVMAGQEGPTITRTRRRTQHGGSTLADLQQALEDYLPVLLGLMKDGSQLQHKVQFVWVNQEDDAEETAMSNGWYEVMSILHLMAMLSLSQANLLLLPRTSADGHQPKVSEESRRASVDIFLKAAGHLDCAVRHVLPQLPSELKRNLPVDLAEGVLRALCLQALGQGVDIQLGMAIDSTKATLAVKRRLACEMVKYWQQAQDNIMNLPLLNGWGEKHKLFVKWKYVEAKAAAYYYHGLILDEGNTEKFHGMAVAALQAADEYFKESKKACEAFNAASPLSRNPPLWGTMKYLSEKIPKDTSSKVRINRDLYSHAKIMETAPTLPDFALALKPDEYQLPPVDPSWNMEHTNRGPTASNQLRNDRK
- the LOC133706656 gene encoding uncharacterized protein LOC133706656 isoform X2 — protein: MAAEEDSLEEIVAARKERLRALKAAQQLLNTPDEDSAQLESNTNDDQEKSNETPDGDETTNMKFRNYVPHDKKLQEGKLDPPKPSKFEDPVAAVPPPSEKKEDPFVNIAPKKPNWELRRDVQKKLDKLERRTQKAMCKLMEQEKQRQLDEDSINGAGD
- the LOC133706656 gene encoding uncharacterized protein LOC133706656 isoform X1; translated protein: MAAEEDSLEEIVAARKERLRALKAAQQLLNTPDEDSAQLESNTNDDQEKSNETPDGDETTNMKFRNYVPHDKKLQEGKLDPPKPSKFEDPVAAVPPPSEKKEDPFVNIAPKKPNWELRRDVQKKLDKLERRTQKAMCKLMGWGTWLDELHTLHPISYLHKNFIW
- the LOC133706653 gene encoding uncharacterized protein LOC133706653, yielding MELGDAKKRCGDVIERIERLTKITASCKRTLLKLARSELTFLSRVSSSSTSSSSSSTPLSVNIGHLEAVVHILQHPFITGVSRVCKPIPLSPKTCFKHVHVDIVCTLNRNPVWIIVSHRNPKYITWRNESQTKEEGLQFRIQQLTGAAARSALALKPSSLILFFSHGLSTILSHQLKHEFGATDLMEEAGDWINVLVATTYQEACVFEIKVGGDAVFKDSCPNWEILEDHTPFFPAFSSLNLFSLDVKNTETPKLGGDCHLVNFGTTALIALVSGISNGGTEKLLATPETELRQRFKGNYEFVIGQVMSEIQNPILVELSCSISGKRGIICESVHSEFKELVSMFGGPNEKLRASHLLKYLTVVPDSPSKRMMSLPTTRKLALKNKVVFGTGDYWRAPTVTANMAFVRAVSQAGMSLFTIEHRPRALTGD